Proteins from a single region of Chryseobacterium sp. T16E-39:
- a CDS encoding FG-GAP-like repeat-containing protein — MRKNLSFLVVLFNITWGIAQLTCASAVDLTAGTHTAPAVTGTAVTSVCGLGSLGTAGLWYKYTATQDKSVTVSTVIAGQNIDTRLIVYKGTCGALACVAANDDFSGNSSQVTFSAIAGNSYYIVFDNKWSSLGFNFTLTEATPIINRLSFTPQPVSAAGNFNHCVVDMNGDYLDDIVSVVNNTQMVISYQQSGGGFNNVTYTIPNTIVLPTWSIAAGDYDNNGFNDLIYGSGSGVTFVKANADGTGYTSDRKPQSFLTQRTNFIDINKDGKLDAFVCDDNAPNRFYLNDGTNMNHNQGGLGNFPSGGNYGSIWIDYDNDGDMDMYIAKCSGGGSGPGGNIDELHRNNGDGTFTNVAVAANMANPTQTWSSAWGDFNNDGWMDAVIGINSTANGLSKVMKNNGDGTFTDVSAGSGYEMINNLSREYVAYDFDNDGFLDVLGAGNTIMFGDGNFKFSPNLNPYTLDHDNRPIGDLNNDGFLDIQNGNTIMLNDGNTNKWLKVTLQGTQSNRNGIGARVEIYGAWGKQIRDVQSGVGFQNMNTLNAHFGIGQATAITKVVIKWPSGVVDVILNVTPNTTLHVVEGTHLDVKEVQNSQVLFTVYPNPSDDILNIKAANNFVPAEAKLYDLNGRTVLQKKVEGNSISIKELTSGVYILVLADKNGKTYSQKVTKK, encoded by the coding sequence ATGAGAAAAAATTTATCCTTTCTTGTTGTATTGTTCAATATAACATGGGGAATTGCACAACTCACATGTGCTTCCGCGGTAGATCTTACAGCCGGAACACATACAGCACCAGCAGTTACAGGGACTGCGGTTACTTCAGTTTGTGGCTTAGGAAGCCTGGGCACGGCCGGATTATGGTATAAATACACAGCGACTCAAGACAAAAGTGTAACTGTTTCTACAGTAATCGCAGGGCAGAATATAGATACAAGACTGATCGTGTACAAAGGAACCTGTGGAGCACTTGCTTGCGTTGCTGCAAATGATGATTTTTCGGGAAATTCTTCCCAGGTCACATTTTCTGCAATAGCTGGAAATAGCTATTACATTGTATTCGATAACAAATGGTCCAGTTTAGGATTTAACTTTACCTTGACAGAGGCAACACCAATTATAAACCGACTTTCATTTACTCCTCAACCAGTGAGTGCTGCCGGAAATTTTAATCACTGTGTGGTCGATATGAACGGAGACTACCTGGATGATATCGTATCTGTGGTCAATAATACACAAATGGTCATTTCATACCAACAGTCGGGGGGAGGATTTAATAATGTAACGTATACAATTCCCAATACAATAGTATTACCAACCTGGAGTATTGCCGCAGGAGATTACGATAATAACGGATTTAATGATCTGATCTATGGTTCAGGAAGTGGGGTTACTTTTGTAAAAGCTAATGCTGACGGAACAGGGTATACTTCTGACCGAAAGCCTCAGTCATTTTTAACCCAACGTACCAACTTTATAGATATCAATAAAGATGGAAAGCTGGATGCTTTTGTCTGCGATGATAATGCTCCCAATAGATTTTATTTGAATGATGGAACCAATATGAATCATAACCAGGGAGGATTAGGAAATTTTCCTTCAGGAGGCAATTATGGTTCTATCTGGATCGATTATGATAATGATGGAGATATGGATATGTATATTGCAAAATGCAGTGGCGGAGGATCGGGGCCTGGTGGAAATATCGATGAATTGCACAGGAATAACGGAGACGGGACCTTCACAAATGTTGCCGTTGCCGCAAATATGGCTAATCCCACTCAGACGTGGTCTTCAGCGTGGGGAGATTTTAATAATGATGGGTGGATGGATGCTGTGATTGGAATAAATTCTACAGCTAATGGTCTTAGTAAAGTGATGAAGAATAATGGGGATGGAACCTTTACGGATGTATCTGCAGGTTCTGGGTATGAAATGATTAATAACCTGAGCCGTGAATATGTAGCTTACGATTTTGATAATGACGGATTTCTTGATGTATTAGGAGCGGGAAATACAATTATGTTTGGTGATGGAAATTTTAAATTTAGTCCCAATCTTAATCCATATACCTTAGATCATGATAACAGGCCGATAGGAGATTTGAATAATGACGGTTTCCTGGATATTCAAAATGGAAATACAATCATGTTAAATGATGGAAATACCAATAAATGGCTTAAAGTAACTTTACAGGGAACACAAAGTAACAGAAACGGAATTGGAGCAAGAGTAGAAATCTATGGAGCCTGGGGTAAGCAAATCCGTGATGTACAAAGTGGTGTTGGATTCCAGAATATGAATACCCTGAATGCCCACTTTGGAATTGGTCAGGCTACAGCTATTACTAAAGTGGTTATAAAGTGGCCGTCTGGTGTAGTTGATGTCATTTTGAATGTAACACCCAATACCACATTGCATGTCGTGGAGGGAACTCATTTAGATGTAAAAGAGGTACAGAATAGCCAGGTTTTATTTACTGTATATCCTAATCCAAGTGATGATATTCTAAATATTAAAGCTGCAAATAACTTTGTTCCTGCAGAAGCAAAACTTTATGATTTGAATGGCAGGACCGTGTTGCAGAAAAAGGTGGAAGGAAATTCAATTTCTATAAAAGAATTGACTTCCGGAGTTTATATTCTCGTTTTGGCAGATAAAAATGGTAAAACCTATTCTCAAAAGGTAACAAAAAAATAG
- a CDS encoding lipid A biosynthesis acyltransferase codes for MNKWKGKSKGTILGYKIFVYCIRNIGIKSSYFVLYFVATYYFLFLKKSNQYIFYYFNQRLGYNFWKSKLSVFKSYFIFGKVLIDKTAISVGLRNRFTYEFDGIQNLKDLLSEKKGGVLISAHIGNFEIAEHFFADIDFDCQINLVTTDQEVTVIKEYMDSVAVKKSNIKFIYVKDDMSHIFDINTALSNNELICFTGDRYFEGSKFLETGLLGKTAKFPAGPFLIASRLGVPVVYVYVMKEKNLHYHLYARVAQVKKRDAQGLLNSYVQNLESMLQKYPLQWFNYFDFWDDIN; via the coding sequence ATGAACAAATGGAAGGGTAAGTCTAAAGGGACAATATTGGGATATAAAATATTTGTCTACTGTATTAGAAATATCGGCATTAAGAGTTCTTATTTTGTTCTTTATTTTGTGGCCACTTATTACTTTCTATTCCTGAAAAAGAGTAATCAGTATATCTTTTATTATTTCAACCAAAGGCTTGGATATAATTTTTGGAAATCTAAGCTTTCAGTATTTAAAAGTTATTTTATTTTCGGAAAAGTTTTAATTGATAAGACTGCCATTTCTGTAGGTCTTAGAAACCGCTTTACGTACGAATTTGACGGGATTCAAAATCTTAAAGATCTTTTGAGTGAGAAAAAAGGCGGGGTTCTGATCAGTGCCCATATCGGGAACTTTGAAATTGCAGAGCATTTTTTTGCAGATATTGATTTTGACTGTCAGATTAATCTGGTTACTACAGATCAGGAGGTTACGGTGATTAAAGAGTATATGGATAGTGTTGCTGTGAAAAAAAGTAATATCAAATTTATCTATGTGAAAGATGATATGTCCCATATTTTCGATATCAATACAGCGCTATCAAATAATGAATTGATTTGTTTCACAGGAGACCGTTATTTTGAAGGTTCAAAGTTTCTTGAAACAGGGCTGTTAGGAAAAACTGCAAAATTCCCGGCAGGCCCATTTCTTATTGCTTCCAGGCTTGGGGTTCCGGTGGTATATGTATATGTAATGAAAGAAAAAAATCTTCATTATCATCTTTATGCCCGGGTGGCACAGGTAAAAAAACGTGATGCTCAGGGACTGCTCAACTCGTATGTGCAGAATCTGGAGTCTATGCTTCAGAAATATCCGCTCCAATGGTTCAATTATTTTGATTTTTGGGATGATATTAATTAA
- a CDS encoding acyl carrier protein, with protein MEREKIVAIVNDFLVNEFEVDSDEINKDANLKTTLGLDSLDYIDMVVIIEANFGVKLGEADFKKMITFDDFYSTIEEKIANKNA; from the coding sequence ATGGAAAGAGAAAAAATTGTTGCTATCGTTAATGATTTTTTAGTAAATGAATTTGAGGTAGACAGCGATGAAATAAACAAAGACGCTAACCTTAAAACAACACTAGGTTTGGACAGTTTGGATTATATTGACATGGTTGTCATTATAGAAGCTAATTTCGGAGTAAAATTGGGTGAGGCAGACTTTAAAAAGATGATCACATTTGATGATTTCTACTCAACTATTGAAGAAAAAATAGCTAATAAAAACGCATAA
- a CDS encoding WG repeat-containing protein, whose translation MKKILVISLMILGQSVFAQELALVKEKAKIGYIDKSGNYSIQPNYDAAKDFSDGLAAVKIKDSWGFIGKDGKMVIEPSFSRTRDFNDGFCAVERDGAWFYIDKKGEKQTMPYSDKIYDFTSGVAFMKVGNKVGAFDKAGKVTIRAEYDVIKPFQNGYARASQNGMWGIIDTNGKVIVPVEYKDVGEYVNGVTWAQKEKAYGVIDGSVFTVVEGADKIWDFGNQTLTYAKRNGKVGFVDKTGKWIIEPKFAKARAFNQNLAPVFEGGKWGYINKEGNYVIEPMYSDAEVFSNDNLAAVKGKNWGFIDTTGKVVIPMDYEISVSFGFNEKNKGFNNGVSRVKKSGKWGFLDTKGNLLGNKWFYNAELFHN comes from the coding sequence ATGAAAAAAATATTAGTTATTTCATTAATGATCCTGGGCCAAAGTGTATTTGCTCAGGAGTTGGCTTTAGTAAAAGAAAAAGCCAAAATAGGATATATAGATAAATCGGGGAATTATAGTATTCAGCCCAATTATGATGCCGCAAAAGATTTCTCAGATGGATTAGCTGCAGTAAAGATAAAAGACAGCTGGGGGTTTATCGGTAAGGACGGTAAAATGGTTATAGAACCATCATTTTCGAGAACAAGGGATTTTAATGATGGCTTTTGCGCTGTGGAACGTGACGGGGCTTGGTTTTACATTGATAAAAAAGGTGAAAAACAGACGATGCCTTATTCTGATAAAATTTATGACTTTACCAGTGGAGTAGCTTTCATGAAAGTTGGAAATAAGGTTGGTGCATTTGATAAGGCAGGAAAAGTGACCATCCGTGCAGAATATGACGTGATCAAGCCTTTTCAAAATGGATATGCGAGAGCATCACAAAATGGAATGTGGGGAATCATTGATACCAATGGAAAGGTGATCGTTCCTGTAGAATATAAAGATGTTGGAGAATATGTGAATGGGGTAACGTGGGCGCAAAAAGAAAAAGCATATGGCGTTATTGATGGAAGTGTATTTACTGTGGTAGAAGGAGCGGATAAAATATGGGATTTTGGAAATCAGACACTTACCTATGCTAAAAGAAATGGGAAGGTAGGGTTTGTTGATAAAACCGGGAAATGGATCATAGAACCAAAGTTTGCCAAAGCAAGAGCTTTTAATCAGAATTTAGCTCCTGTATTCGAAGGAGGCAAATGGGGATATATAAATAAAGAAGGAAATTATGTTATAGAGCCTATGTATAGTGATGCAGAGGTTTTTAGTAATGATAATCTTGCCGCCGTAAAGGGAAAGAACTGGGGATTCATTGACACCACAGGGAAAGTGGTAATTCCAATGGATTATGAGATCTCTGTGAGCTTTGGGTTTAATGAAAAGAATAAGGGATTTAATAATGGAGTTTCAAGAGTAAAAAAATCTGGTAAATGGGGGTTTTTAGATACAAAAGGAAATTTATTAGGAAATAAATGGTTCTACAATGCAGAACTTTTTCATAATTAA
- a CDS encoding C45 family peptidase, with protein sequence MRKLLFCLFFMLGLVSCGIRKSIHHLPNIKQYSLEIPEVKIINDSTFSFDQNYLTKNKQQLWELYIKGNSLQLGYNNGALTKDLMQKQEAVFFSKVEGFVPSKFKQKLLRGFLKWYNRKMYLNIREDYQAELYGLSRYSSDQYDFIAPRYLRSLYLHGAHDIGHAMQDLAIVGCSSLAVWNENTEDGDLLIGRNFDFYVGDDFAKNKLIQFVEPEAGIPYMSVSWPGMIGVVSGMNKEGITVTINAGKSKIPLTAKTPISFVTREILQYARNIDEAIAIAKKRKVFVSESILVGSANDKKAVIIEVSPNKLGVYKVENSSRIFCTNHFQSEEYKDDRRNRKQIRESHSEYRYEKLEELFRENKKLNPEEMAAILRDRSGLKGERIGYGNEKALNQLLAHHAVIFSPQKKLVWVSSNPYQLGEFVCYNLNKIFSKDRLKTGELASADLNIAKDPFVDSQEFKDFGEYKHLNAQINAAIDDRDKMLTDDFILRYQALNPDLWEVYYKAGKYYLNKKEYSKAVVEFEKALSKEITTVPDKENVEKYLRRAKRHTD encoded by the coding sequence ATGAGAAAATTATTATTCTGTCTTTTTTTCATGCTTGGTCTTGTTTCCTGTGGTATCAGAAAATCTATTCACCATCTTCCAAATATCAAACAGTATTCATTGGAAATTCCGGAGGTTAAGATAATCAATGATTCTACTTTTAGTTTTGATCAGAATTATTTAACTAAAAATAAACAGCAGCTATGGGAGCTTTATATTAAAGGAAATTCTCTTCAGCTGGGTTACAATAATGGTGCTCTTACTAAGGATCTGATGCAAAAGCAGGAAGCGGTTTTCTTCTCTAAGGTTGAGGGATTTGTACCGTCAAAATTTAAACAAAAGTTATTAAGGGGTTTTCTGAAATGGTATAACAGGAAAATGTACCTCAATATCCGGGAGGACTATCAGGCGGAATTGTATGGCTTATCCCGATATTCATCTGATCAGTATGATTTTATTGCTCCAAGATATTTAAGGAGTCTGTATCTGCATGGAGCTCATGATATTGGACACGCGATGCAGGATCTTGCCATAGTGGGATGCAGCTCATTAGCCGTGTGGAATGAAAATACGGAAGATGGAGACCTTTTGATAGGTCGTAATTTTGATTTCTATGTCGGGGATGATTTTGCAAAAAATAAGCTTATTCAATTTGTAGAACCGGAAGCAGGTATTCCTTATATGTCTGTAAGCTGGCCGGGAATGATCGGGGTTGTTTCGGGAATGAATAAAGAAGGTATTACTGTGACCATCAATGCGGGAAAGTCTAAAATTCCCTTAACGGCAAAAACGCCCATATCTTTTGTGACCAGGGAGATTTTACAGTATGCCAGGAATATTGACGAAGCAATTGCTATCGCAAAAAAAAGAAAAGTTTTCGTTTCAGAATCGATACTGGTTGGAAGTGCTAATGACAAGAAAGCTGTTATTATCGAAGTTTCCCCTAATAAATTGGGGGTCTATAAGGTTGAAAATTCAAGCCGTATTTTCTGTACCAACCATTTTCAATCTGAAGAATATAAGGATGACAGAAGAAACCGGAAACAGATACGTGAAAGCCACTCAGAATACCGTTATGAAAAACTTGAAGAATTGTTTCGGGAGAACAAAAAACTGAATCCCGAAGAAATGGCAGCTATACTGAGAGATAGGTCAGGCTTAAAGGGAGAGAGAATAGGGTATGGAAATGAAAAGGCACTTAATCAACTGCTGGCTCATCATGCGGTTATATTTTCACCACAAAAGAAATTGGTATGGGTCTCCTCAAATCCTTACCAATTGGGAGAATTTGTGTGTTATAATCTCAATAAAATCTTTTCGAAAGACCGGTTAAAAACCGGAGAATTGGCAAGTGCTGATTTGAATATAGCGAAAGATCCTTTTGTTGATTCACAGGAATTTAAAGATTTCGGAGAATATAAGCATCTGAATGCTCAAATAAATGCTGCTATTGATGATCGTGATAAAATGCTTACAGATGACTTCATTCTACGTTATCAAGCTTTGAATCCTGATCTTTGGGAAGTCTATTACAAGGCTGGAAAATATTACCTAAATAAAAAAGAATATTCTAAAGCAGTAGTAGAGTTTGAAAAAGCGCTCTCAAAGGAGATTACTACTGTGCCTGATAAAGAAAATGTAGAGAAATATTTACGAAGGGCTAAAAGACATACAGATTGA
- the fabG gene encoding 3-oxoacyl-ACP reductase FabG: MKCAIVTGGSRGIGRAICIKLAEEKNYHILINYTSNEAAAKETLAKVVELGATGEILKFDVGNSEETLKVLGDWQENNADALVEVIVNNAGITRDGLFMWMKNEDWNSVINTSLNGFFNVTNFFIQKLLRNKYGRIINMVSVSGVKGTAGQTNYSAAKGAVVGATKALAQEVAKRNITVNAVAPGFIRTDMTQEFNEDELKAMIPANRFGEAEEVAELVAFLASKKSSYITGEVININGGIYS, translated from the coding sequence ATGAAATGTGCAATTGTAACAGGAGGCTCCAGAGGTATTGGAAGAGCGATCTGTATAAAGCTAGCGGAGGAAAAAAACTATCATATACTGATTAACTATACATCGAATGAAGCCGCTGCAAAAGAGACGCTGGCAAAAGTTGTAGAGCTTGGTGCAACGGGAGAGATTCTTAAATTTGACGTAGGTAATTCTGAAGAAACCCTGAAAGTACTGGGAGATTGGCAGGAAAATAATGCCGATGCACTTGTTGAGGTTATTGTAAACAATGCCGGGATTACAAGAGACGGTTTGTTTATGTGGATGAAAAATGAAGACTGGAACAGTGTGATCAATACCAGTTTAAATGGATTTTTCAATGTAACCAACTTCTTTATTCAGAAATTGTTACGTAACAAATATGGTAGGATTATCAATATGGTTTCAGTTTCCGGAGTAAAAGGAACTGCCGGGCAAACCAATTATTCTGCTGCAAAAGGTGCTGTGGTGGGTGCTACAAAAGCACTGGCGCAAGAAGTTGCTAAAAGAAATATAACCGTAAATGCTGTAGCTCCGGGATTTATCAGAACAGATATGACGCAGGAGTTTAATGAAGATGAATTAAAAGCGATGATCCCTGCCAACAGATTTGGAGAAGCAGAAGAAGTGGCCGAACTGGTTGCATTTCTGGCTTCAAAGAAATCTTCTTACATTACAGGGGAAGTGATTAATATTAATGGCGGTATTTACTCATAA
- a CDS encoding beta-ketoacyl-[acyl-carrier-protein] synthase family protein, translating into MENRVVITGMGIYSCIGTSLEEVKESLYQGKSGIVLEQERKDFGYRSGLTGQVPKPDLKGLLNRRQRVSMGEESEYAYLATVDALKQAQIEEDFLDLHEVGILYGNDSVSQAVVEAIDIAREKKDTTLMGSGAIFKSMNSTVTMNLSTIFKLKGINLTISAACASGSHSLGLAYLMIKSGLQEMIICGGAQETNKYSMASFDGLGVFSAREDHPEKASRPFDSARDGLIPSGGAATLIVESLESAQRRGAPILGEIIGYGFSSNGGHISTPNVDGPALAMDRALKQSGLQAKDIDYINAHATSTPIGDANEARAIYEIFGEEVPVSSTKSMTGHECWMAGASEVIYSMLMMQHDFIAPNINLENPDEEAKRINLISKTKNQKIDVFLSNSFGFGGTNSALIVKKFD; encoded by the coding sequence ATGGAAAATAGGGTTGTAATTACCGGAATGGGAATTTATTCTTGCATCGGAACTTCATTAGAAGAGGTGAAGGAATCCCTATATCAAGGAAAATCAGGTATTGTTCTTGAACAGGAAAGAAAAGATTTTGGGTATAGGTCGGGATTAACGGGACAAGTTCCCAAGCCGGATCTTAAAGGACTTCTCAACAGAAGACAGCGTGTAAGTATGGGGGAAGAAAGCGAATATGCTTACCTCGCTACCGTTGATGCTTTGAAGCAGGCCCAAATTGAAGAAGATTTTCTTGATCTGCATGAAGTGGGTATTTTATATGGAAATGACAGTGTATCTCAGGCTGTAGTGGAAGCAATTGATATTGCAAGGGAGAAGAAGGATACGACCTTAATGGGGTCAGGAGCCATTTTTAAGTCAATGAACTCTACGGTTACCATGAACCTTTCTACAATATTTAAGCTGAAAGGAATCAATCTTACGATCAGTGCTGCTTGTGCAAGTGGGTCTCATTCTTTGGGATTGGCTTATTTGATGATCAAAAGCGGATTGCAGGAGATGATTATATGTGGTGGAGCGCAGGAAACGAATAAATATTCAATGGCGAGTTTTGATGGATTAGGGGTATTTTCTGCAAGAGAAGATCACCCTGAAAAAGCATCAAGACCATTTGATTCAGCCAGAGACGGATTAATACCAAGTGGAGGTGCTGCAACCTTAATTGTCGAAAGTCTGGAGTCTGCACAAAGGAGAGGAGCTCCTATCCTGGGTGAAATCATCGGGTATGGTTTTTCTTCAAATGGCGGACATATTTCAACTCCAAATGTTGATGGTCCTGCCTTAGCAATGGACAGGGCATTGAAGCAATCAGGATTACAGGCAAAAGATATAGACTATATCAATGCTCACGCAACTTCGACTCCAATAGGAGATGCTAATGAAGCGAGAGCGATCTATGAAATTTTTGGGGAAGAGGTTCCTGTGAGCTCTACAAAATCAATGACGGGGCATGAATGCTGGATGGCAGGAGCCAGTGAAGTCATTTACTCTATGTTGATGATGCAGCATGATTTCATAGCGCCAAACATTAATCTTGAAAATCCTGATGAAGAAGCAAAAAGGATAAATTTAATCTCCAAAACAAAAAATCAAAAAATTGACGTATTTTTGTCCAATTCTTTCGGATTTGGGGGAACGAATTCGGCATTAATTGTAAAAAAATTTGATTAA
- a CDS encoding phytoene desaturase family protein, with amino-acid sequence MKKEYDILVIGSGLGGLVSALILAKEGLKVCVLEKNNQYGGNLQTFSRNKLIFDTGVHYLGGLSKGQNLNQFFSYLEIMDDLEIEQMDVDGFDKITFNGDEIEYPHAQGYDNFVLQLVEFFPDEKENLERYCEEIQYICSHFPRFNVTGSNHYNDEVLHLNTRRFIESITSDKKLQSVLLGSNFLYGGDSENTPFYVHALTVNSYIQSAYKCVKGGSQISRLLIRKLREYGAEVHKHAEVSEMVFNDDEVLVAVKTRNGKEYAARKFISNIEIRSTIQLIGEKRLRKSFLNRVLSWEPVSSCFSVYLVLKPNTIPYFNNNVYHYSTEELAWNACCYKKEMWPETYMLSSTASRPHPEFAESITAISYMDFEEVKTWQNTVSTVVEEHERGSAYEEFKLDKAYKMIDALEKKIPGLKKVITNIYTSSPLSYRDYIGSFEGNMYGYVKSSENPLKTMVSPKTKIDNLFLTGQSVNMHGILGVTIGAFNTCAEIVGKELIDERLRQMTEAND; translated from the coding sequence TTGAAAAAAGAATACGACATACTTGTAATCGGGAGTGGATTAGGAGGTCTTGTTTCAGCTCTGATTTTAGCGAAAGAAGGCTTGAAAGTATGTGTATTGGAGAAAAATAATCAATACGGAGGAAATTTACAGACCTTTTCCAGGAACAAATTGATCTTTGACACAGGAGTTCATTATCTGGGTGGGTTGTCAAAAGGGCAGAACCTCAATCAGTTTTTTTCCTATCTGGAAATAATGGACGATCTGGAAATCGAACAAATGGATGTGGATGGATTCGATAAAATTACTTTTAATGGAGATGAGATTGAATATCCGCATGCTCAGGGTTATGATAATTTTGTATTGCAACTGGTAGAGTTTTTTCCAGACGAAAAAGAGAATCTTGAACGTTACTGTGAAGAGATTCAGTACATTTGCAGCCATTTTCCGAGATTTAATGTAACCGGAAGTAATCATTATAACGATGAAGTACTTCATCTTAATACCAGGAGGTTCATAGAATCAATTACCTCTGATAAAAAACTACAATCTGTATTGTTGGGATCTAATTTTCTATATGGTGGAGATTCCGAAAACACCCCGTTTTATGTTCATGCCCTTACGGTTAACTCCTATATTCAAAGCGCTTATAAATGTGTAAAAGGAGGGAGCCAGATTTCCAGATTACTTATCAGGAAGTTACGGGAATATGGGGCTGAAGTACACAAGCATGCTGAGGTTTCTGAGATGGTTTTTAATGATGACGAAGTTCTGGTCGCTGTAAAAACCAGAAATGGGAAAGAGTATGCTGCCAGGAAATTTATTTCCAATATAGAAATCCGTTCAACGATACAACTGATAGGTGAGAAGCGATTGAGAAAATCCTTTCTGAACAGGGTTCTGAGTTGGGAACCGGTTTCCTCTTGTTTTAGTGTCTATCTTGTTTTAAAACCCAATACGATCCCCTATTTTAATAATAACGTTTATCATTATTCGACTGAAGAACTGGCCTGGAATGCCTGCTGTTATAAAAAAGAAATGTGGCCGGAAACCTATATGCTTAGTTCAACAGCATCAAGACCACACCCTGAATTTGCAGAAAGTATAACGGCCATTTCATATATGGATTTTGAAGAGGTTAAAACCTGGCAAAACACGGTAAGTACCGTAGTAGAAGAACACGAAAGAGGAAGCGCATATGAAGAATTTAAATTAGACAAGGCGTATAAGATGATTGACGCTTTGGAAAAGAAAATTCCTGGTCTTAAAAAAGTGATTACAAATATTTATACCTCTTCACCGCTCTCTTATCGGGATTATATTGGGAGTTTTGAAGGAAATATGTATGGTTATGTAAAAAGTTCTGAAAACCCTTTAAAAACGATGGTTTCGCCTAAGACGAAAATTGATAATCTTTTTTTAACGGGGCAGTCTGTTAATATGCATGGAATTTTAGGAGTAACGATAGGAGCGTTTAATACTTGTGCAGAAATAGTTGGGAAGGAACTTATTGATGAACGTTTGAGACAAATGACTGAAGCAAATGATTGA